A genomic region of Desulfurella sp. contains the following coding sequences:
- the flhA gene encoding flagellar biosynthesis protein FlhA, whose amino-acid sequence MEKELSLMDQITRFSDFLILLAVIIILTVLIVPLPPFLLDFFITISFASALLIFFVSIYTQRPLDISTFPTILLTVTLFRLSLSIATTRAILLHGAQSADAAGEFIKTFGYFVVGGSYVVGFIIFIILVIINFVVITKGAGRVAEVAARFTLDAMPGKQMSIDADLNSGVITEAEAKKRRQEIAKEADFYGAMDGASKFVRGDAIAGLLITFINIIGGIIIGVLQHKMSLSEAASRYTVLTIGDGLVVQLPALIISTAAGIVITKSSSEESLAPDLINQLTKQYKALYLSAAILAILALIPGMPHIILILLAVIFAYLAYSISQKNRAAIEEEEKIVQEQSQAPIVEENIEEAMKINVLELEIGYGLIHLTEETEGANLLNRIKLMRKQLALDIGVIIPSIRIRDNLTLDKNEYIFLIKGIEVGKYRIEPDKLLAMSPAPLKQIEGISTKEPAFNLQAIWIEKEKKNEAILAGYTVVDPVTVIITHITELIKRNIYDIFTRQDASKLLENLKVDYPKVIEELGQYLTLGQVHKVLKNLLKEQVPIRDLLTIFETLADWAPHTKDLDLLTEYVRSALAYHITNKYKDENNVLNVILLGSSAEGILSANIKEESGYSYMNLPPNIADKLIQSTQNQIAKVAEIGIEPIIVTSPRVRRHFKAFLEKFFPRIAVLSYSEITNNVEIKTLGTIEL is encoded by the coding sequence TTGGAGAAAGAACTTAGTTTAATGGATCAAATTACACGATTTAGCGATTTCCTTATACTTCTTGCAGTAATTATTATCCTTACGGTTTTAATTGTACCATTGCCACCTTTTTTGCTTGATTTTTTTATAACTATTTCTTTTGCTTCTGCATTGCTTATTTTTTTTGTAAGTATTTATACACAAAGACCACTGGATATATCGACTTTTCCTACAATACTTTTGACTGTTACCTTATTTAGGTTGTCTTTAAGTATTGCAACTACAAGAGCAATTTTGCTTCATGGTGCTCAAAGTGCCGATGCAGCTGGAGAATTTATAAAAACTTTTGGCTACTTTGTTGTTGGCGGAAGCTATGTTGTTGGTTTTATAATATTCATTATATTGGTAATAATAAATTTTGTTGTAATAACAAAAGGTGCAGGTAGAGTTGCAGAAGTTGCAGCACGCTTTACTTTGGATGCAATGCCTGGAAAACAAATGAGTATAGATGCTGATTTAAATTCAGGCGTAATAACTGAAGCAGAGGCAAAAAAACGCAGACAGGAAATAGCCAAAGAAGCAGATTTTTACGGAGCTATGGATGGTGCAAGCAAGTTTGTAAGAGGCGATGCAATAGCGGGTCTTTTAATAACTTTTATTAACATAATAGGCGGTATAATTATTGGCGTACTTCAACATAAAATGAGTTTATCAGAGGCAGCTAGCAGATACACTGTACTTACTATTGGTGATGGCCTTGTTGTACAACTACCTGCTTTGATCATTTCCACAGCTGCAGGTATTGTAATTACAAAAAGCTCAAGCGAAGAAAGTCTTGCACCTGATTTGATTAACCAGCTTACAAAACAATACAAAGCTTTGTATTTATCTGCTGCTATTTTGGCTATTCTTGCATTAATACCAGGCATGCCTCATATAATATTGATTCTACTAGCAGTTATTTTTGCTTACCTAGCTTATTCTATTTCTCAAAAAAATCGTGCAGCTATTGAAGAAGAAGAAAAAATAGTCCAAGAACAATCGCAAGCTCCCATAGTTGAAGAAAATATCGAAGAAGCAATGAAAATTAATGTACTAGAGCTTGAAATAGGCTACGGCTTGATACATTTAACGGAAGAAACAGAAGGTGCTAATTTGCTAAATAGAATAAAATTAATGCGAAAACAGCTAGCCTTAGATATTGGTGTTATAATACCTTCTATTAGAATAAGGGACAATCTTACTTTAGACAAAAATGAGTATATTTTTTTAATCAAAGGCATTGAAGTAGGTAAATACAGGATTGAACCTGATAAATTACTTGCTATGTCGCCTGCTCCATTAAAACAAATAGAAGGAATAAGCACTAAAGAACCAGCGTTTAACTTACAAGCAATATGGATAGAAAAGGAAAAAAAGAATGAAGCAATATTGGCAGGTTACACCGTAGTTGATCCAGTTACTGTCATCATTACCCACATAACCGAGCTAATAAAAAGAAATATTTATGACATATTTACGCGCCAGGATGCAAGTAAATTACTTGAAAACTTAAAAGTTGATTATCCAAAAGTCATAGAAGAATTAGGACAGTATTTAACTTTAGGACAGGTGCATAAGGTGTTAAAAAACCTCCTAAAAGAGCAAGTGCCTATACGGGATTTACTGACAATTTTTGAAACACTTGCAGATTGGGCGCCCCACACTAAAGATCTGGATTTGTTAACAGAATACGTAAGAAGTGCCCTTGCCTATCACATTACAAATAAATACAAAGATGAAAATAATGTTTTAAATGTAATTTTGCTTGGCTCAAGTGCAGAAGGTATATTAAGCGCAAATATTAAAGAAGAAAGCGGTTATTCTTATATGAATCTGCCTCCAAATATTGCTGATAAGCTTATTCAATCTACGCAAAATCAAATTGCTAAGGTTGCAGAAATTGGTATTGAACCTATTATTGTTACATCTCCAAGAGTAAGAAGGCATTTTAAAGCTTTTCTTGAAAAATTTTTTCCAAGAATCGCAGTGCTTTCTTATTCAGAAATTACCAATAATGTTGAAATTAAAACTTTAGGCACAATCGAATTATGA
- a CDS encoding YggS family pyridoxal phosphate-dependent enzyme, with protein MENICENLKKIKQELEILNPNVKLIAVSKNFSYLAVKKAYECSQKIFGENRVQEAIEKIELAKADNLDIQWHLIGHLQLNKAKKAVSYFDYIDSVDSIELAEKLDKYAQAQNKIINIMLEINIANDPKKFGFSKNEVLDAAKRIVNFENLKLYGLMCIGPQAQESEIRKAFRDMKSIFEDLKKSICSTLSELSMGMSDDFRIAIQEGSTIIRIGRGIFGERT; from the coding sequence ATGGAAAATATTTGTGAAAACTTAAAAAAGATAAAACAGGAATTGGAAATTTTAAATCCAAATGTCAAATTAATAGCGGTTTCAAAAAACTTTAGCTATTTAGCTGTAAAAAAAGCTTATGAGTGCTCTCAAAAAATATTCGGGGAAAACAGAGTCCAGGAAGCAATTGAAAAAATTGAACTTGCAAAAGCAGACAATTTAGATATTCAGTGGCATTTAATAGGACACCTTCAGTTAAATAAAGCCAAAAAAGCAGTTAGCTATTTTGACTATATTGATAGTGTTGACTCAATAGAACTTGCAGAAAAGCTTGATAAATATGCTCAAGCTCAAAATAAAATTATTAATATTATGCTTGAAATAAACATTGCAAATGATCCAAAAAAATTTGGCTTTTCTAAAAATGAAGTTTTAGATGCTGCAAAGAGAATAGTTAATTTTGAAAATCTAAAACTATACGGTCTTATGTGCATTGGGCCACAAGCCCAAGAAAGTGAAATTAGAAAAGCTTTTAGGGATATGAAATCAATATTTGAAGATTTAAAGAAAAGCATTTGTTCTACTTTGAGCGAGTTATCGATGGGTATGAGTGATGACTTTCGTATAGCAATACAAGAAGGCTCAACTATTATACGCATTGGAAGGGGAATTTTTGGAGAAAGAACTTAG